A section of the Hevea brasiliensis isolate MT/VB/25A 57/8 chromosome 17, ASM3005281v1, whole genome shotgun sequence genome encodes:
- the LOC110647649 gene encoding transcription factor bHLH49 — translation MEMGDKDKFELEKRSDNHINYHSPDSMPSDWRYSSANVANSSLGLVSTDNQMPVCRGDLVGVSSCSSASMVDSFSPGQWDHPTNSQNLGFCDISVQNNASTSNPMGIRKGGPASLRTGLDKTLDIGWNPPSSMLKGGIFLPTAPGVLPQSLSQFPEDSAFIERAARFSYFNGGNFSDMVNPFGIPESMDLYSKGGGMMQGPQEVFPGSGLKSLSVVQGQKNVMNMGDSSRDTSLSVEHVAIEGSPLKNEKKNGSLVRSHDEAKQGVGGSGNESEEAEFSGGGRQDKPSKLEGNGGELSAKSPASKKRKRNGQDADLDQAKGTQQSVEAAKDNPEVQQKGDENPTSTPIKATGKQCKLGSQASDPPKEEYIHVRARRGQATNSHSLAERVRREKISERMKFLQDLVPGCSKVTGKAVMLDEIINYVQSLQRQVEFLSMKLATVNPRLDFNTEGLLAKDILHSRAVSSSTLAFSAEVPMVYPPFNASQPGFIQASFPGMESHSDMLRRAINSQLTPMTGGFKETTQLPNAWDDELHNVVQMGYVTCAPQDSQDINGSLPPGHMKAEL, via the exons ATGGAAATGGGTGACAAGGATAAATTTGAGCTAGAGAAGAGGAGTGATAATCATATAAACTATCATTCACCTGATAGTATGCCATCAGACTGGCGATATAGCAGTGCCAATGTCGCAAATTCATCTCTGGGTTTGGTTTCCACTGATAATCAAATGCCAGTTTGCAGAGGAGATCTAGTTGGCGTTTCTTCTTGCTCTTCTGCTTCTATGGTGGACTCTTTTAGTCCAGGACAGTGGGACCACCCCACAAATTCACAGAACTTGGGATTTTGTGACATTAGTGTCCAGAATAACGCAAGCACTTCAAACCCAATGGGAATTAGAAAAGGCGGTCCTGCTTCTTTGAGGACTGGTCTTGATAAAACGCTGGATATAGGGTGGAATCCACCAAGCTCCATGCTTAAAGGTGGCATTTTCTTACCTACTGCCCCTGGGGTGCTCCCACAGAGCTTATCTCAGTTTCCTGAAGATTCTGCATTCATTGAGCGTGCTGCTAGGTTTTCCTACTTCAATGGTGGCAATTTTAGTGATATGGTGAACCCTTTTGGAATTCCTGAGTCTATGGATCTTTATTCTAAGGGTGGGGGAATGATGCAAGGACCACAAGAAGTTTTTCCAGGTAGTGGGTTGAAATCCTTATCTGTCGTACAAGGTCAGAAGAATGTTATGAATATGGGCGACTCCTCTAGAGATACTTCTTTGTCAGTTGAACATGTGGCTATTGAAGGGAGCCCACTGAAGAATGAGAAAAAAAATGGGAGCCTTGTAAGATCTCATGATGAAGCAAAACAAGGCGTTGGTGGGTCTGGTAATGAGTCGGAGGAAGCTGAGTTCAGTGGTGGTGGTCGTCAAGATAAGCCATCTAAGTTGGAAGGAAATGGTGGGGAACTGTCTGCTAAGAGCCCAGCctcaaagaaaaggaaaaggaatGGGCAG GATGCTGACCTTGATCAGGCCAAGGGAACCcaacaatctgttgaagctgcaAAGGATAACCCTGAAGTTCAACAGAAAGGAGATGAAAACCCAACTTCAACTCCTATTAAGGCTACTGGAAAACAATGTAAACTAGGATCTCAAGCTTCAGATCCACCAAAAGAAGAATATATTCATGTCAGAGCTCGAAGAGGTCAAGCAACAAATAGTCATAGTCTTGCAGAGAGA GTTAGAAGGGAAAAGATAAGTGAAAGGATGAAGTTTCTGCAAGACCTTGTACCTGGTTGCAGCAAG GTTACGGGCAAGGCAGTTATGCTAGATGAAATTATCAACTATGTGCAATCATTGCAACGGCAGGTTGAG tTTCTATCAATGAAACTAGCAACAGTGAATCCAAGGCTGGATTTCAACACGGAAGGGTTGCTTGCAAAAGAT ATCCTGCATTCAAGGGCGGTTTCATCATCTACTCTGGCATTTTCAGCAGAGGTGCCCATGGTTTATCCCCCATTTAATGCATCTCAACCAGGATTTATTCAAGCTTCTTTTCCTGGCATGGAGAGCCATTCTGATATGCTCCGGAGAGCCATTAATTCCCAACTGACACCAATGACTGGAGGATTCAAGGAGACTACTCAG CTACCGAATGCATGGGATGATGAG